From Bradyrhizobium symbiodeficiens, the proteins below share one genomic window:
- a CDS encoding chemotaxis protein, with protein MSPVPANTLTEATAAIEDVSSRIEDVFARVGHELGRGHLIFKELNQGLATLSGELSGAEIEGAATALQEIAARLSELAQALPAESALLETIGKSTAEASSLLKPLFKHIGMITIIARSARIEAASLDGDREGFLAFTQEAYDLGRAVQRSIEGCARDQQRLSEAVATASGRQKEFESRYRAQLVSESAELGAAYSRLRDQRSNSSHLADRASSSTRKIAEAVGSAIISLQAGDSTRQRLEHVAHGLSLASEAAPSLVPAPATSDDGVRAICRLQAAQLRDAQREFGGDVGQIVGALTAILHDAGSVVGHGRTLFGGEDGGSSSFLTRIKQTLAHASTLIATCESAGRSVDEALAIVEDTLAKFRQAIAGLAEATVDITLIGMNAGLKASHLGSRGSAFVVIANELKATADQVSAGAGRLRPVLDAIEGSANELRELRVQGDPTQLAKLEPQILQALREVEAGNERLGKLMSRLVDEGAEFERLMNSAQGQMTSLGESSAALPAVATRLETASAGAQRLQPELQDQAILDDLFARYTMERERDVHREFLQALGLASIAATRRVEAVETADDGIELF; from the coding sequence ATGTCGCCCGTTCCGGCCAACACGCTCACCGAGGCAACCGCCGCGATCGAGGACGTCTCCTCGCGCATCGAGGACGTCTTCGCGCGCGTCGGCCACGAACTCGGACGCGGCCATCTCATCTTCAAGGAGCTGAACCAGGGCCTCGCGACGCTTTCCGGTGAGCTCTCCGGCGCCGAGATCGAGGGCGCAGCAACGGCGCTGCAAGAGATCGCCGCGCGGCTGAGCGAGCTGGCGCAGGCGTTGCCGGCGGAGAGCGCGCTGCTGGAGACGATCGGCAAGAGCACGGCAGAGGCGTCCTCGCTGCTGAAGCCGCTGTTCAAGCATATCGGGATGATCACCATCATCGCGCGGAGCGCGCGGATCGAGGCGGCCTCGCTCGACGGCGACCGCGAGGGCTTTCTCGCCTTCACCCAAGAAGCTTATGATCTCGGCAGGGCCGTGCAGCGCTCGATCGAAGGCTGCGCGCGGGACCAGCAGCGCCTGTCCGAGGCGGTTGCCACCGCGTCCGGCCGGCAGAAGGAATTCGAGAGCCGGTACCGGGCCCAACTGGTGTCGGAGAGCGCCGAACTTGGCGCGGCCTATTCAAGATTACGCGACCAGCGCAGCAACAGCAGCCATCTGGCCGACCGCGCCAGTTCCAGCACCAGGAAGATCGCCGAGGCGGTCGGCAGCGCCATCATCTCGCTGCAGGCGGGCGACAGTACGCGTCAGCGTCTCGAGCACGTGGCCCACGGTCTCAGCCTTGCGTCGGAAGCCGCGCCGAGCCTCGTTCCCGCGCCTGCGACGAGCGACGACGGCGTGCGTGCGATCTGCCGGTTGCAGGCGGCCCAGCTCAGGGATGCCCAGCGCGAGTTCGGCGGCGACGTCGGCCAGATCGTCGGCGCGCTGACGGCCATCCTGCACGATGCGGGCAGCGTCGTCGGCCACGGCCGCACGCTGTTCGGCGGCGAGGACGGCGGCTCGTCGTCGTTCCTGACGCGGATCAAGCAGACGCTGGCGCACGCATCGACCCTGATCGCGACCTGCGAGAGCGCGGGCCGCTCGGTCGACGAGGCTCTCGCGATCGTCGAGGACACGCTGGCGAAATTTCGCCAGGCGATTGCCGGGCTTGCCGAGGCGACTGTCGACATCACGCTGATCGGAATGAATGCCGGCCTCAAGGCGAGCCATCTCGGCAGCCGCGGCAGCGCCTTCGTCGTGATCGCCAACGAGCTCAAGGCGACCGCGGACCAGGTCTCCGCGGGCGCCGGGCGCCTGCGGCCCGTGCTCGACGCTATCGAGGGCTCGGCCAATGAGCTGAGGGAGCTGCGCGTGCAGGGTGACCCCACGCAGCTTGCCAAGCTCGAGCCGCAAATCCTGCAGGCGCTGCGCGAGGTCGAGGCGGGGAATGAACGGCTCGGCAAGCTGATGAGCCGGCTCGTGGACGAAGGCGCGGAATTCGAGCGGCTGATGAATTCGGCCCAGGGTCAGATGACCAGCCTCGGCGAAAGCTCCGCAGCCTTGCCTGCGGTCGCCACGCGGCTCGAGACTGCGAGCGCGGGCGCGCAGCGGCTACAGCCGGAACTGCAGGATCAGGCGATCCTCGACGATCTCTTCGCGCGCTACACGATGGAGCGTGAGCGGGACGTTCATCGCGAATTTCTGCAAGCGCTCGGACTGGCATCGATCGCGGCCACGCGCCGGGTCGAGGCGGTCGAGACCGCGGATGACGGCATAGAATTGTTTTGA
- a CDS encoding antibiotic resistance protein VanZ has product MRRNHLIAAAGICLALTIYATLAKLAGRPALIGHAEAYWVVVIERFSAYGLLGILLSLLLPGRVKLACAFVVAVAVGLEVMQTMTTDSHPEFIDVLQKAAGGTVGVLLTQTILAFLPRSPS; this is encoded by the coding sequence ATGCGCCGCAACCATCTCATCGCAGCTGCGGGAATTTGCCTCGCTCTCACCATCTACGCCACGCTCGCCAAGCTCGCGGGCAGGCCGGCGCTAATCGGTCATGCAGAGGCCTATTGGGTCGTCGTCATTGAGCGCTTCAGCGCCTACGGCTTGTTGGGAATCCTGCTGTCACTCCTGCTGCCAGGGCGGGTCAAGCTGGCCTGCGCGTTCGTGGTGGCCGTCGCGGTCGGTTTAGAGGTCATGCAGACGATGACGACGGATAGTCATCCCGAGTTCATCGATGTTCTGCAAAAGGCCGCCGGCGGCACCGTCGGCGTCCTTCTGACCCAAACCATCCTGGCCTTCCTACCGAGGTCGCCGTCCTGA